aattaaaaatgaacttttagcataaattttcaaacctgttTATTTTTCGATTGCTTGCAGGTGCAATTAACATATTATATAATCATGGTAATGTTCTTCTGCTcgtttttcatcaatttcagATACCTTTTCAATTTTACGAACACTACCAAGAGGTGGAATGAGATGGCCGTCTCGTCTTTCATAAGTGAccttaattttatttgtaatcTTGTCAGGAAATGCCTCAAAGTTTATGAATAAAATCCTGCATATAATGCGAACTCAGATTATTTAATCGGCAAAAGCCGGTAAACGCTGAAGCCACAGCGTTCGATTGGCCGGAAAAACTCAACgtaaaacttcgaaattttcAACATCTTCGAGCCTTTACATGATAAGATCGCTCCAAATGTGCACAAAGACAAGTACCTTACCTTCGATAAGGAACTGATGGCTTAGATCGGAGCAAAGCCCTTATGACAGTTTGAGCTCTTGCACCGAAGCACCAGAAAGTAGGCCAATATTGTTCGCTGACAATCGGACAACTTTGCAGAATGAACTGCCGTAAACGACCTTCCTTACCGATCAAGCGCGGTTTCTGAACGACATGAAACAAGTAGTATATAGTATAGGTTATGAATAGAACTGTCAAAAGGGGTAACCATTGCCATTGGTAAAGAACATGGAGGATCTGTTGAAGCGAAGCCATGCTTGCCAACAAAACAAACCTACTAGCCGCAAACTTTGATGATTATGACCTTCTAGTGTCCAGTTCGAAGCGTTGAAAAAGAACCGAGTGATGAGAGACTGGAACACAACATCGATACAATGGTTGATGTTGAAGCAGCTTCCTCGCTTTCATTTGAATATCGACGGTATAATTTACAGTGATCTACACCAATAGAAGTTTTAGAGTAACAGgatattttttatcatcatgacGGACTTGTTCAATCATCATGAGCAACAGTTCGGGAACCTCAGCGCCGAAATAACAGCGCGAATTTGCAAGATTCCGAATTTACATGGATGTAAGTTTCGATTGTGTTCAGATTTGATCAAATTGACATTGTCACTTGATTAGATTGCCGGCGAATGGAATAGTTTACCTTAGTTTAATTTTCCCAAATCAATTGTGCGTTGATTCTTTTTAGCCGCTAAAAAGAGTGCTGTAACGGACGTGGAAAGATGTTTTGACGAAGCTCGAGAATTGGtaagtaattttgaaattttgttgtcAAATTTATGGCAACTTGATTAATTATTACACGCTGAATTGATGGAGTGGTTTATTTTCTCTACTGTAATCGAAATTGCTTTAGATTGTATTTATCCAATTAAAGAGAAAGCGAATTTTGACATTTCTTTTGTAACTGTGTGTGAACACTGTTCATGAGCGGAAATATTATCATTCTCAAACGAATATTACCGACTGAGAATACTTTTTCCACTGTAGGTCATATCAGTATAGCTATGTTTAACTTATCTgaggataaatttttttttttgacgaaCTCTGATGTTTAAATGGAAAGAATTTGTCTGTTACAAAATCACATGACAGAAagattgttaaaaacaaatttgtgaCATAAGGGACTGGtcaccagtcattatttatgtAGAGGAGGGGGTAGAGGGAAAAATATATTGGAAAGATCAAAATTTTATTAGTACTCCCCTCCCCACTTCCAGACCCCCCCCTCCCACTGTCACCACAGATCTCCTCTATATTCCTATCAATTATTAAAATTCATGCCATGGACAACCATAAGTTGATTACTCTATGTTTAACACTCACCTTGGGTAATGCACCACTCTTAAAATGTACCTCAAACTGCAGACCCCCTTCTAAACTTCTGCATAAAAAGTttagcccccctccccccctaacCAATCTGAAACAGCCTTGATCCCGCTTCTTTTtctcccttcccctccccctccctctccccctccccctccccctccccctcccctctaCATAAATAATGACTGATCCCCAACTGGGTCACACTTTAAAACCATGAccaaagttttgatttcttcaACTTTTAGTAGCTTACTATCATTTTAATGCTGCTAAGACAGGAGACATTATCAAAAGTAACTGAGGTGCTAAGAGTACCcagattggtcaaaaacctatcattTATTGCACCAGTAAacccatagaaaattgaaacatttaaagtttatttcataaTAGCAATAGATGAcactttctattggtttacCAGCATTATAACCCACTTAGATTCTTGGGAGAACACTTGAAAAGTTTGTGAACACTCCCATCTGGCTATTGATTCACAAATTTCTCTCAAGTTCTCCCAATTTATTGTGTGGATTATTACACCAGTGAAAAGATAGAATGTGCAGTGTATGGCGTAAACTTAGGGATTAGCTTCTAACTTCTGCTTACAATATccccactgaatcacacatgaatgtcatgagaataaaggaaatgatcaccaactaaagaaactcttgattgttagacaaattctccttgtcagcaccttagtaaatgtacagagaacagtagggagaatatgaataccgatgttagggtgtaaagggttaaataattgTATTAAAATGATTCATTATGAAGTAATAATTGGTAATTTTTGGAGTGTTCTCTCTCCTAACAGATTGAACAAATGGAATTGGAAGTCAGAGAAGTAACAGGAGAAGAAAAAACCAAACTGACAAATAGACTTAAAGCTTACacgaatgaaatgaaaagatttgATCAGGATTTGGTACGGAAAAAAATGTCTTTATTGAGCTATTCTCTGTGATTTATAACtgattttgtaatatttcaaaactgttagctaatacagtaaatggtttgaacatGGGGGTAACAtataatagtgtagtttgatcgtccaggttagtgtagtcctgagaaggactgttttTGGTAATGGTTTCAGGTTgtcaaaacgtcagtcaccgttaccaacaacagtccttctcaggactacactcacccagacgatcaaactacactattaccTGTTAGCTAATGTTGATCACAATAGGCCTTATGCAAGAAAAGAAGTTTATCATGTTCTACATTAGACTGGGGGTGGGGGGATAGATACATTAGGAAGTTTTTgtggagttttttttcttgtgacaaTTGgagtgataacaaaaataatttattgtaacCTAGTCTGAAGAATATAACAAAAACTCAATGGCATCTTGCTTAAGGTTACCAGAGTTGTGGTCCATTTTTAGCAACTTTCAGCACATACAGTGCAAGTGTAAATCTGTAACTAATGACTGCATGAGTGCAGAACTGCTTCTTACTTTTACTGCTGCCAAGTATAATGTTACCATTCTGGTGAACATGCTGAGCACAACAGAAAAGAGAACTTGTGTATTCACTTGCCATACTCAGCCAAAAGTAGCTAAAACTAACAGATTATATGCCTAAACTGCACCTTTAATAATTTTGCAtatctttgtaattttttcagaGGTAACCACCCTTCCCTCCTAGAATTAAAAGTAGGCAAAGGTTTCCTTTACCTCCCCAAATACTCTGAGAACTTACCatgctgttcttttttttttttttttttttttttaaccatcaAGAGTTATAAAAAGCTTGTACCAGTGTACTAACACTTTTTtgtctcttaaagaaaaaagcaaaggtAGCATTCTCTGATCAAGAGGGTAGACATGAACTTCTTAGTGGTGAGGACTCTCATAACTCGGAAGATCAGGTACAGTATTGGGCACAGTTTTCCACATGTTACAGTTCACATTTTACATTTCACATTTTGAATTTCACACTTTACACTTCACATGTCACATCTCCCATCTCATATATCACATCACATACAGTATTGGGGGTTCATCTAGGCAAGTAAAGCATATATTTACAACCAGAGTGCTAGAGTAAGGGATACTTTTGGCATTTTTGTAGAAACTGACTTGTCTTAAATTGTATTATTCCTTCTGTTTAGAGAGCCCGATTGTTGGACAACACTGAAAGAGTGGAACGATCTGGTAGACAACTTGATGAAGGTTACAGAATGTGTGTGGAGACAGGTGAGAGTGAAATCCTACTGTGATGCTGATACAGACCAGAACTTCCATAAAATTTGTCCATCATTAAGCCCTGCTTGTGTTTATTACTAGGCATACTATTATTTGCCCttcctttttcaaatttcacatttcacttttaaatttcacatttcACATTTCATATTTTGCAGTTCAAATTTCTTATCCCACATTTCCCATCTCACATATTGCATTTCCCATTTCATGTATCACATTTCCTAGCTTGCATTTCCCATGTTTCACTTTTCCCATTTCATCTTACACCTTACACCTTTTCACTCTTCTTATCAGCCTCATAGGTTTACTAGCGCAATATGAACaaatgattataataaataaCACAACAATGACCCAATTAGGCTGAAAACTTGACCTGATGTCATTGAGTCCACCATGCTTGTATTTGTAAAtttctatgttttgtttttcactttcaaaatctttgtttttttagctttaaCATTGAGAATTAATATGTCTTGTGTGAGATATTCTACCATTAACTGTCTTAACTTGATGAACAAGAAATGGATGGGTGTGGTAATGATTGCACAGGCAAATGATGTTACCCATTCAGAAATTAAACTTATGTTTTATCCTGATGAATTTTGTAACTTGGTCTTTCAGAACAAATAGGAGTTGATATTATGGATAATTTACATAGAGACAGAGAAGTCATAGAGAGGGCAAGGGAACGGGTAAGTGATAACtctttaacactttacaccctaacatcagtatgcatattcttcctACTGTTTCcctacacatttcctaatgtgctgacaaagagaatttataTAAAGATCAAGagtttcttaaattggtgatcatttcctttattctcatgactgtaatgtttgatttagggatgatattgtaaggagaaattagatgctcgtcactcttgggggtcaaagggttaaaatcttaagagtgaccagcagctgatttctccttacagtgatactgctgaatcattcattaagataagaagaataaaggaaatgatcaccaacttaagaatcTTTGATTGTGAATTAACTCTCCTTGTCCGAACTTGTAGACTTCTACTGGGAATTTCACAAGCAAACACTAAATGCCAGTTGAAGCTGCAGTCATGAAATGTTTATCTTGCCCTACTTAATTGTCTAGCAGCTTCATCTGTTCTCAATTGTAAATCTGGCCAAGCCCCGTAACAGCTGCCAAAATGACTTATAAATACAGGCACTACAGATAGTGTTTGCTTGTGAAACAAATTTAGATGGTAATAGTTTTTGCTTTTCTACTCACTTGGCAACAAATTGGTCTCAGCTTAAAGCACCGCAACACTAAATGCAAGTAATGTTGTAGTCATAGCACTGAAAGGGTTGGGCTCTCAGCTTCTTGTGAACATTTTCATATCACTGAATACCGGTAGTGTCCCAAGTGTTCATAATAACACTCTATCTTTATCTTTGCAGACTCGAGCAACAGATAAGAATCTGTCAAAAAGCTCAAGAATTTTAACAGGAATGATGAGAAGGTACCATCCCCTCTTTATATTTTGAGCTGTAAAATGTACTGTTGGGGGAAATGTGAATGTCAAAACTTGTTACCCACTTCTTTGTAGTTTATAAAGATCAGGGGTTCCATTAAAAGCCAATTACCTGCTGTCCACAGCCACCTGTAAGACCTCTGACTGCTGCCGTGTGTTTAGTGTGAGAGCAGGCTCTCATGTTTGGTTTTTGCCTTATGGCACTGCCATCTATTACACCATGAGCAGTTGCTTGTGGAaaaagttaacccttaaacacCTAaggtctgattgttaattctccccctTTGCTGttactcatttccttgtaaattggttatgagaatttggtgttcaatcaagataacatcttgtacctgataagtttgagtattctcactagctgtttgctagataatgtatggatactcAAGggggaagttacatgttaatcacttctaggtcAATGAAACCTTCCAAAAATGTTTGCATCTTCTCCCAATAAGCTCCTATTCCCCTCTTCTCCCTTTTCCaaacttaaacttatcaggtagaagttgttatcctgatcttacaacaaattcttgtaTCCAGTTTACAAGgtaatgtgtagcagctagaggggagaattatcaattatataataagctcagttatgcacacattctgattggttctcacttatgatctattgaaggacagacgtatagatgacatcatcattaaaacttttttaaattctttattatataagaCAAATAGATTCCAATTTGCTGCAAGTCTGtgcagtaatagatcacagaggatgtcaaaatgtggtaagaacatcagtgacacactcagctgcgccttgtgtgccacttttgttcttaccacattttgacgtcctctgtgatctattgctgaacagatgcacggcaacttggaatctatttgttaattagatattgggagttaaagggttaacagtttGGTACAAAATTTGACCAGGAGAGTAGGGGTggggaaagaagcaaaagagaGATGGAAAGAGCTTAATCTATGTGGAAGAGGTGAGAGGTGAGAGGTGCAGAGGCCTATActggtcagtgcactggactctgggtcTAGAGCTGCAGGTTTGAGACATGGGAAGGTCTGTGAgatgtgttcttgggcaaaataCTTTACGCTCTCTCCAAGCCTCTCTCCAAGCCTCTTTCCAAGCCTCTCTCCCAGCCTCTCTCCAAGCTTCTCTCCAAGCCTCTCTCCAAGCCTCTCTCCAAGCCTCTCTCCAAgcc
The sequence above is a segment of the Pocillopora verrucosa isolate sample1 chromosome 5, ASM3666991v2, whole genome shotgun sequence genome. Coding sequences within it:
- the LOC131776948 gene encoding vesicle transport through interaction with t-SNAREs homolog 1A, with the translated sequence MTDLFNHHEQQFGNLSAEITARICKIPNLHGSAKKSAVTDVERCFDEARELIEQMELEVREVTGEEKTKLTNRLKAYTNEMKRFDQDLKKAKVAFSDQEGRHELLSGEDSHNSEDQRARLLDNTERVERSGRQLDEGYRMCVETEQIGVDIMDNLHRDREVIERARERTRATDKNLSKSSRILTGMMRRIIQNRIIMAVICLAILGVIGLIIYYATK